Below is a genomic region from Luoshenia tenuis.
CCGCCTCTTTAACGAACTGGGCGTCCAACTCTTTCGAAGGAGTGACAAAGGGAATGTTCATCAGGGAACGGTCCTCTTTCTTGGCCGTAGCCTTAAAGAAGGAGGAACTATCCAGATAGTCGTAGAGGATAGCGGCCTTTTTCACATTGTTTTCGTACACGGCCGCCACGCCGCCCTGCTCTTTGATCCACTCAAACACCAGCTTAGCCATATAAATGGCAAAGCAAGGCGGGGTGTTATACATCGAATCGTTATTGGCGTAGGTGTTATAGTTCATCAGCACCGGGAGCTTATCGCAGCTGCGCGAAAGCAGGTCCTCACGGATGATGACCACGGCCAGGCCCGCGATGCCGATGTTCTTCTGCGCGCCGGCATAGATCAGCCCAAAGCGGCTGACATCCATGGGCTCAGAAAGGATGTTGGAGGACATATCCGCCACCAGCGGCACGTTGCCGGTCTCCGGCCACTGCGTATAACGGGTGCCGAAGATGGTGTTGTTGCTGGTGATGTGCACGTAGTCCGCCTCGGGGTCGAAATCCTTGCTGTCAAAGGCGGGGATCTCGGCGTAATTCTGCGGCTTGGAGTTGGCCACGATGTTTACGTCCACGAACTTAGCCGCTTCCTTGGCAGCATTGTTGGCAAAGTTGCCCGATACGATGTAATCGGCCTTGCCGTTGACCTTCAGGTTCATGGGCACCATCGAAAACTGCTGGGTGGCGCCGCCCTGGATGAACAGAACTTTGTAGTTATCCGGAATCTGCATCAGCTCGCGCAGCAGGCTTTCCGCCTCAGCGATGATGGCCTCATAGGGCGCGGAGCGGTGGCTCATCTCCATGACGGACGAACCGGAGCCGTTACAGTTGAGCAACTCGGCCTGCGCTTTTTGCAACACGCTAAGCGGCAACATGGACGGACCTGCAGAGAAATTGTACACGCGATTTTCCATTTCGGATGTGCCCTCCTTATTTATTCCCCGTAAAACGGGACGCCGGCTGGAACCGGCGTTTACATTGTTAATTTAATAACGATACAAACTTTATTATACTGCCCCCGCCACAATTTGGCAAGCCGCAAAGCCCCCAATCTCCGGCCCTAAAGGGGCACAATTCCCCATAAAATTGCGGAATGTTTGGGTTTTGCGGCGTGGCGGCATTATTTCCCGTCCGGATCCCAGCCGCGGCGCAGCCAGTTTTCGCGGATGCGCGCCTCGCTGCCCTGATCGGACGGGCGGTAATAGGTCCTGTCCTTGACGGATTCGGGCCGGTATTGCTGGGCCACCCAATGGCCGGGATAATCGTGCGGATACTTATAACCCTTGCCCGAACCCAGTTTACCTGCGCCCTTATAGGAGGTATCCCGCAGGTGTACGGGCACGGGCTGGTGCAGCGTGCCCTCCACATCGGCGTTGGCCGCGTCGATGGCCATCACCACGGAGTTGGACTTGGGACTTTCGCAGATAAAGATGATGGCCTGGGCTAGGTTGAGCTGGGCCTCGGGCAGCCCGTTGAACTCCAACGCCTGCGCCGCCGCCACGGCCTGCACCATGGCCTGGGGATTGGCCATCCCCACGTCTTCGCTGGCATGGGCGATCATCCGCCGGGCGATGATGCGCGGGTCGATCCCCGCACTCAGCAGCCGGGCACACCAGGCCAAGGCAGCGGTGGAATCCGAGCCGCGCAGGGATTTGCAAAAGGCGCTGAGCATGTCGTAATATTGCGATTCGTCGATGTTGAGCACCCGGCGCTGGATGGATTCCTCGGCCGTCTTTAGGTCGATATGGATAATGCCGTCTGCATCCGGCCGGGTGGTGAGTACCGCCAGCTCCAGCGCGTTTAGGGCGCTGCGCACATCGCCATTGGCCACATCGGCAATGTGGCTAAAAGCCTCCTCGTCCATCTGCACGTCCATCATCCCAAAGCCCCGCTCCTTGTCTTCCAGCGCCCGGCGCATGGCCAGCAGGATATCCGCCTCGCCCAGCGCCTGGAATTGGAAGATGCGGCACCGGCTGACGATAGCCGGCGTCATGGCAATGGCGGGGTTCTCAGTGGTGGAGCCGATAAACAGGATGATGCCCTTTTCTACTGCGGGCAAAATGGAATCGCTCTGCGCCTTGTTCCAGCGGTGGCATTCGTCCAGCAGCAGGTAGGTGCGCTTGCCGTATAGCTTCAGGCGGTTTTCCGCCGCCTTGATCACCTCGCGAACATCCGCCACGCCGGAGGTTACGGCGTTTAACTTAACAAAGGCGCCGTTGGTGTTGTTGGCGATGATGGAGGCCAGCGTGGTCTTGCCGCAGCCCGGAGGGCCGAAAAAGATACTGCTGGTCAGCCGGTCCGCTTCGATGGCGCGGCGCAATAGCCGCCCGGGGCCGATGATGTGCTGCTGGCCGATGAATTCGTCCAGCGTGCGGGGGCGCATCCGGTCGGCCAGGGGGGCGCTTTGCTGGGTATTGCTGGTAAAGAGGTCGTCCATGAGCTTCGCTTCCTCCGTTATGATCCAAAATGGTACTTCTTTCTATAGTATAAACCAGGCGCGGACAAAAGGGAAGTTGCCAAGGGCGCAGGCCCGCCGTTATAATAGAGCCGTAAAGGGGGATCAAAGGATGCGTAAGGATCAGATACTGGTGACCTACGGAAGCGATTTAAAGCGGATGGCCGGGGAACTGATGGCTGCGGCGGATGTACAGGCACAGCTTAAAAGCGGCATGCGCATTGCCCTAAAGCCCAACCTGGTAGTGGCCAAGCCCTCATCTACCGGGGCGACCACCTCGCCGGAGCTGGCCGCGGGGATCGTTGAATATCTGCTGGAATATGGCTTTAAGGATATCGACATCATCGAAGGTTCCTGGGTGGGGGACGATACCGGGCGGGCTTTTGAAGTTTGCGGCTACCGGGCTCTGGCCAAGCGGTATGGGCTGGGGCTGTACGATCTCAAGCGGGATGCGACCGTTACCCGCAAGGTGGGCGGCGAGACGCTGACGCTCTGCCGGCGGGCGGCTGAGGCGGATTTCCTCATTAACATGCCGGTGTTAAAAGCCCATTGCCAAACGGCGCTGACCTGCGCGCTGAAGAATATGAAGGGCTGCATCCCGGATCGGGAAAAGCGGCGCTTCCACCAGGCGGGGCTGCACGGGCCCATCGGTGCGCTGGCCAAGGCCCTGCCCCCGCAGCTGACGGTGGTAGACGGACTGTGCGGAGACCTGACCTTTGAAGAAGGCGGGACGCCGGTGCAGATGAACCGCGCCATGCTGGCCTGGGATCCGGTCAAGATGGACGCCTATGCGGCCGAGCTGATCGGCCTGGAATTAAGCGAGGTGCCTTATATCGGCATCGCGGAAAGGCTGGGCGCGGGCAGCACGCAGATCGGCGGAGATACCGTGATCGAGCTGAACCGGGCCGAGGGCGGAGCGATAACCCCGCAGGCCACCCGGCGGGTAGCCCATCTGGCGGCCCATGTGGAGGCGTTCCAGGCCTGCTCGGCCTGCTATGGCAGCCTGATCCATGCCTTGCAGCGCATGGACGAGGCGGGCCAGCTGGGCAGGCTCAAAGGTAAGGTGCACATTGGCCAGGGTAACCGGGGCAAAGCGGGCGCGGGCATCGGCATCGGCGCGTGCTGTAAAGGATACGAGCGGTGCGTGATGGGCTGCCCGCCCAGCGCGCGGGAGATCTTGGCCGAACTGACGAAAGAACGGTAGACACATAAAAATGTGCAAAAGCGCCCAATTTTTGGACGCTTTTGCTTTATTCTCCCCGAATTCCTGCTATAATAAGGGCATAGATAAACGCGGGATCGACCGCGAAAAGGGGGATAAGGCATGTACGAAACAGCACTGCCGCCGATCTTTGAGGGCGAGCCTTCCCGAAAGGCGTGGGAGGAGGGGCGCAGGCAGGAAATTTTGACCCTGCTCAGCGATCAAGTGTACGGCTTTGCGCCCGGGCCGGACCAATACAAGATCAGCTTTAAGCAGATCGGGCAGGAAGATTTTAAAGGGATCGCCACCCGGCGCATGGTGGAAGCGACGCTGCATACGGCGCGGGAGGATTTCCGCTTCCGCTTTGTGGTATTTTTGCCCCATGGGGCGGCAAGGCCGCTGCCTCTGGCGCTGATGATCTGCATCCGCGTGCTGGATCGGCCGATGGACGTGGCGCATCTGCACGAGATCCCCTCCTGGCCGGTAGAGGATATTTTGGCCCGGGGCTATGCGACAGCGGGTTTTTACACCCAGGATATCGCCCTGGACCGGGAGGACGGGTACTTTGAGGGCATCCTCAAAAGCTTTGAAGGGGACGGGGAAGACCGCCCGGCAAACGCCTGGGGCGCTATTGCCGCCTGGTCCTTTGCCGCCAGCCGGGTGATGGATTACCTGCAGACCCTGCCCGAGGTAGACCCGGCGCGCATTGCCGTGGCGGGCCTTTCACGCGGCGGGAAGGCGGCGCTGTGGTGCGCGGCCAACGATACCCGCTTTGCCTGTGTGGATTCCAACGAATCCGGCTGTACGGGCGCGGCCATCACACGGGGTAAGCAGGGCGAGCACGTCAAGGAGATCAATACCACCTTTCC
It encodes:
- the serC gene encoding 3-phosphoserine/phosphohydroxythreonine transaminase; the encoded protein is MENRVYNFSAGPSMLPLSVLQKAQAELLNCNGSGSSVMEMSHRSAPYEAIIAEAESLLRELMQIPDNYKVLFIQGGATQQFSMVPMNLKVNGKADYIVSGNFANNAAKEAAKFVDVNIVANSKPQNYAEIPAFDSKDFDPEADYVHITSNNTIFGTRYTQWPETGNVPLVADMSSNILSEPMDVSRFGLIYAGAQKNIGIAGLAVVIIREDLLSRSCDKLPVLMNYNTYANNDSMYNTPPCFAIYMAKLVFEWIKEQGGVAAVYENNVKKAAILYDYLDSSSFFKATAKKEDRSLMNIPFVTPSKELDAQFVKEAAQQGFVNIKGHRLVGGMRASIYNAMPNEGIEKLVAFMRDFEARNK
- a CDS encoding replication-associated recombination protein A, with product MDDLFTSNTQQSAPLADRMRPRTLDEFIGQQHIIGPGRLLRRAIEADRLTSSIFFGPPGCGKTTLASIIANNTNGAFVKLNAVTSGVADVREVIKAAENRLKLYGKRTYLLLDECHRWNKAQSDSILPAVEKGIILFIGSTTENPAIAMTPAIVSRCRIFQFQALGEADILLAMRRALEDKERGFGMMDVQMDEEAFSHIADVANGDVRSALNALELAVLTTRPDADGIIHIDLKTAEESIQRRVLNIDESQYYDMLSAFCKSLRGSDSTAALAWCARLLSAGIDPRIIARRMIAHASEDVGMANPQAMVQAVAAAQALEFNGLPEAQLNLAQAIIFICESPKSNSVVMAIDAANADVEGTLHQPVPVHLRDTSYKGAGKLGSGKGYKYPHDYPGHWVAQQYRPESVKDRTYYRPSDQGSEARIRENWLRRGWDPDGK
- a CDS encoding DUF362 domain-containing protein, with the protein product MRKDQILVTYGSDLKRMAGELMAAADVQAQLKSGMRIALKPNLVVAKPSSTGATTSPELAAGIVEYLLEYGFKDIDIIEGSWVGDDTGRAFEVCGYRALAKRYGLGLYDLKRDATVTRKVGGETLTLCRRAAEADFLINMPVLKAHCQTALTCALKNMKGCIPDREKRRFHQAGLHGPIGALAKALPPQLTVVDGLCGDLTFEEGGTPVQMNRAMLAWDPVKMDAYAAELIGLELSEVPYIGIAERLGAGSTQIGGDTVIELNRAEGGAITPQATRRVAHLAAHVEAFQACSACYGSLIHALQRMDEAGQLGRLKGKVHIGQGNRGKAGAGIGIGACCKGYERCVMGCPPSAREILAELTKER
- a CDS encoding glucuronyl esterase domain-containing protein, with translation MYETALPPIFEGEPSRKAWEEGRRQEILTLLSDQVYGFAPGPDQYKISFKQIGQEDFKGIATRRMVEATLHTAREDFRFRFVVFLPHGAARPLPLALMICIRVLDRPMDVAHLHEIPSWPVEDILARGYATAGFYTQDIALDREDGYFEGILKSFEGDGEDRPANAWGAIAAWSFAASRVMDYLQTLPEVDPARIAVAGLSRGGKAALWCAANDTRFACVDSNESGCTGAAITRGKQGEHVKEINTTFPYWFCENYKAYNEREDEMPFDQHMLLALIAPRLLYVSSASEDSWADPEAEYRGAYEAGAVYALYGLKGLAQRQMPGIDQPRHENAVGYHLRAGEHDMTPHDWAFFMDFLDRHWPND